Within the Setaria viridis chromosome 3, Setaria_viridis_v4.0, whole genome shotgun sequence genome, the region ATGTATTTACAGGTATTACTAGTCCATGTCATATTGGAGCTTACGTGGATGCCATAGTGGAGTCATATGGAGTTATATTTGCAATGGGGGGAAGCACATATGTAGTTCTGTGAGGCATTACTATTTCAAAAGTACTGAATAATTTTGGGAACTAAATAAACAACTAATAAGTCTTTCTAACTAAAAACAATTGCATTGCATACTTACTACGTACTATGATTTATGGATTCTAGAACATAGAGAAAATCAATTcaaatttaacaaaaaaaaagatggaatgtaaaaaataaaaatagtgaATATTAGATGTGTCTGCTATAAACAAAAAGGACAAGATAGAAGATACCTTGACTTTTTCCAAACCATCAGAAGCTTCAGTAAACATTTTGGGGTCAGAACTCGAAGTGTTACTGTTCAAACAGGACATGTAGTTCCTTGAGGCATCTTCAAGATTGCCTAATGCAAGGTAGCAACTGTATTTACACAGATAAAAAAGGTAAACTTAATAGCCATTTAAGGAGGAAAGAAGACGATCACAGAAAATATATGCAATTGAAGTTGCAGAGTCAACAATCCCTGCCAAATCAACAGGTGCAATACAAGATATTCCTAATAGAAACATTTTTCAGTACAATACAGTTTTGTTCATTTCAAATATAGCATGGTTATGTTCAAGCCGAAATTGAAGCACAATGGTGCTCAAACATCTACAATTTCCCAGATAAGCATATAGTTGAAAACATTGATAAGCCATCACGGTGCCTTACACTACTTGGAACATAACAGACTGTTCTCAGACATACTATGCTTGCGATCACTGAACTGGCCATACTCACAAATTGAAAAGAACACCTATAtacaacaaaaagaagaaaaagttgaatTGAGGATAACAAAAGCCTTACTTTGCAGCTCTAACTTTAGCCTTAAGAAAGCTGGGGTCAATTGACATAGCAGTCAAACAATCCTGAAGCGCTTCCCGCATCATGCCAAGTGACATCCTTGTTGCTGCACGGTTGCTATAACACAGCATCAATGCACGGGAGCAGCGTCCAGAAGTGCCATGATGGGAAATAGAGTTTATTCCACGGGTATAATAATCCTCTGCGGTAGCAAAGTGGCCATTTGCATAGGCTTTATTTCCACTGGAACAAATGAAACAAGCAGGCTACGTTACATCAAACCTTGAGCAATCACAAGAACAAATTATATACTACCTCCGTTTTTGTATGTTTGATGTTAGGACAGCATGGTTAGCTTATTTTTGAACTAATTCTGCTGTCCTAACATCAAATATATAAAACAGGAGGTAGTGTGAGCCATGAACATTGAGAAATTAAGATAGCATTAAACATGTTCACACAAACCTAGTACGCCAGGTTTCACAGGTCTCCAAGGCTGCAGAAGTAGAAGAATCTCCTGTTGCTTGCTCTTTCAATGAGTCTTCATTTCTACTTGTTTCATGGAAAACTTGCATGCCCTTCGTATCTTGTGAAGATTTTGGCTGTACAAAGGAATTGGTAGTTGAAGACTTAGGTGCTGGAGTGCCCTTTGTTCTCAACTTCCTTCTTGTGTTACGTCTTTGTGCTGATGCGGAAATTTGAGGAGATGACGAAGCGCCAAAGCTAAAGTTCAGCCCACTAAAATTTGAAGAGCTTGATTGCAAAGCAACAGCTTCACCAAAATTATGCTGAGTTCTGTAGGCATTCTCATCACAGGCTTGCCCATTAACATTGTACCCATAACCATCAGCACAAGCTTCTGTTGTTCCAGTTTTATGTTCACCATTTAAGCAAATATTGACGTTAGTGAAAGAATGTTGCGATGCATTACTTAAATCTCCTTCAAAACTAGAAAAGATGCTCCCAAAATTGCTCTCAGATGCATCTACATTCGGTTCTCTACCTTCATTTGCAAACACCGGAGGGTCAGCATCAATAACCAAGTGCTCAGTTGCAGAAATTAGATCATCTGCACAACTGGAGTTCCAGTTAGAGATACCACTATCACCTATGTGAACAGACTGATCCGAAGCCACATATGCCTCTGTTGACACACGTTCAGTTTCTGCCGGATAAGGAGAACAATCCATTGGTGAATATTCACCTGCTAAATCTCCATTGGTACAGGGTTCCTTAGAAGCAGCATGATGGACTTGAGCATGTTGCTTTAGCCTAGTTGgtcttttatttttccttttgcttTTATGTACTTCTTTTTTATCCCTGTATGCAGACTTTATGCTGTCTAAACCAAATAAGGTCTCTCTGGAACACCCAGGTAAATCCTGTTTGACAACACAAGGATCATCAGGAGCAGTTTCTCCTTCTGCATTCATGGTTCCAAAACTGAAGGCAGGCACTGTATTCTCAAAAGTAGAGAAACTAGATGAACAATTCAAATTTGCAAATGGGTGAGACTCCTGTTTGGGTCGGGGAACAGCGCCATATCCTGTAGAAGCATCTGCTTTGCTTTGAAACAAAAATTCAGGAGCTGCAGAATCATTCAATTTAGTGCATCCTAGCGGAGGCCCTTCCCTGTTGATGTTCAATTTCTTGATTTCATCATGTAGTGTGTATTGCGCAGCTCCTTCAGAAGGAGCGGCAGCATTGCTGCCTCTACCAAAAACAAAGCTACTTCTCCCGCATCCTTGATTACTATTTGCCTCAGAATATGTAGATTTACTAATATTCTCATCAATAAagtttcttccctcctcctttgGTTGAGAGAATAAATTAGTTTGAAAACTAGTGGATGGTGTGCTTGCAGCCTGGGCAGAAGAAAAGCTAGAAACATTACTTCCAAATACAAATCCTTCTGGTGGTCGAGTAGCAGTTTCATCTTGCCTGCTCTGAGATGGAATTCCAGATCCTATATTTAACTTTGTCATCTTCTCTGGAATGTTAGTATTTGCATCATTGACAAAATTACTTCCATCATCCATGGCTACGCTTGCAGAGTGCGAAACGGAGCTCCGGGTTCCATTTCTTCCGAATAATGCCTCTGGTGGACAATTAGCACCATCACTTTCCATGCTCTGCGACATGACTCCACCTCCTGCACTCAAATCTGATGTCTTCTCTGGTGGCAAACTGTCTGCAGCATTAGCTGAACTATAAGCATTGCTATTTGCTGTAGAGAGAAAATCACTGTTTGAACTAGAAGCGTTGCTGTTTGCAGAGAAGAATTCACTGCTCCTATCTGAAGTGCTGCTTGCTTCCTTCCCAAAAACAGCACCTGGTGCTCCTCTACTCCCAAATGTAAACACTTCGGGTTGATGATTACCACCAGCACTTTTCATGTCATCCAAGGGTATGTCACTTCCTATGTTCAACCGTGTTATCTTCTCCTGAAGCACACCTTCATCATCCAAACCATTAACAGCAGTGGATGAACTCATATTGGCATCAGATGCAACATTGTTTGTACTATCCAGATGGATGCTTGTTGCAGTGCTTCCAAATGTGAAAGCTGTTGGTGCCCCATTATTATGTTCGATCCCCCTTCCCCTGGAAGGTGCTTGATCACCTATATTGAACTGTGTCGACTTCTCAGGCATAGCTTTGGCATCAGTAGCCTGAACTGAGGTAGGAGCATATGAATGTGCACCAGGGGCAGCAGTGTTCCCACTATCAGCAAAACTCCCAGCTCCGTTACCTCCAAACACAAGTGATTTTGGCACACCATTAGCAATGTCACCCTTCTCACTCTGAAAGGGTGCTCCACAGCCTAAATTCAACTGCGTCAGCTTCTCCGGGAGCACATTAACTCCGCTGTTAGAAACCAAACCAGATATATCAACACCGAATACAGAACTCCCATCCTTCTGATCCTTCCCCTGACTAAAACCAACGCCAACCTCCCCCGTTGGGCGCAGGTTCAGCTTCTCCATCTTATCAAGCAGCTTTGACGAAGTAGGCAGCCCCTCCTCAAAGCGTGGCAGGCTCTCCCTCACGCCCCCAAACACGAAGGGAGCCTCACTGGGTGAAGCCACCGGCTCCGGAGGCTGCTGGCTCACCGACGGAGCAGCACCGAACACAAAGCCCCCGGTCTGACCATTCCCGAATCCCGCACCACCTCCGCCGAGCCCGCCAATCCCGTCCTGCCTCGGGCCATCTGTACCGCCGCCGCCAAACGGGTTCCACGACCCCGCGGGGGCCTGCGGGGcgcgggagcgggaggaggcgggcgggtggcgccgctttgccaggcgcggcgcgcggcgcgaaggcggcggcgccccggcgGAGGGCTccgcgcccggcggcgcgaggccgAGCCCTAGGCCCGGGTTCGCCAtgtgggccgccgccgccagctcgggCCCGCTAGGGTTTTGGCGCGGCGGGTCGGGCGCTACCGCCGGCGGcatcccccgcggcggcgaggcagcggccggcggcgcgggggctcTCTGGAAGGGTGGGGAATGGGGGGCGCAGGGGGTggggtgggcgggcgggcgtgTCCGACCGATTGATTCGCGAGGAGGGAAGGGCCAAGGGGAGCGGAGCTGCGGAGGTTGCTTCGACAAGGCGGTAAGCCGGCTTGGTTGGGCGAATTCGGAATTTGGAGATGAGCCTTGTGGCCTCTGGTTTGAATTTGACTGCCGTGTGCCGTGTGCCTGCATTTCCGTTCGTAGATGAGGGGGCTGTTTGGTTTGTTGCCAATTGCAACCAAATTAAAATTTTGGCACGCCATCGCAACTTCTTGTATGCTTGGTTCGCTGCCTAAAGTTGGTGCGCCAATCGGGCCAACGCAGAACAGCGGGAGCACAGGGCAAGAATGCGGGCGAGGAAAATGCTCGCCCAAGATTTGGCTGATGCCAACGTCCCTACGAGCAATCGCGGCAGAAGCGGAGTGAGATCCGGGAAGAAGCTGTATGACTACGGAAACCGAAAATCCTGGTTCAACCATATTTAAACGCTAATATATTTGAAATggtttatttaattaaaatccAATTACATATTTATAATCCTTGCAATTAAATCTACCAAGGAGATATCACTTGGCTATATTTCGataaaaaaataacaatgatATGTAGACCCCATACGTTGTACTCAATATTTTGACAAGTTTTGGCATGGCTACAATCCAAACATATATTTTAGTGTTGCCCACACTTTGGTCATGCCGACTTTGAACGTGGAGTCTGCCGCACGTTCCAGAGTTTGCACCGCAAGAGCAATGGACAACAGCATCCGCTAATGCCGGAGTGCATGGGAATTGATAAGGCTGGTATTTAGTTGATGATAGCTGCACTTTTGTCACGTTTAGTATGTCAAGCAAATTTGGCAGGCGTATTGGCTTTGTTCTCATGCTTAATTTGTTATTGTTAGTATAATAATTTGTAGCAGCACCACGGCGTGGCAATATGTCAATATGATTTGCGAAACATGATCTATGGTCCAAATTACTACGACGCCACAAGGAATTGACACATATATTGTATGAGGCATTGTTTGGAACTCTACCTCTCATTATATTAGCACTTGTCGGTGCAGAATCTGGCCGACCAGTAAATATAAGTAGTTTCGCCGTatgttagatcggatatggcgtagcacacaatgacacaggatttatactggttcggcgGTCGGTCGACTGTATTCCTAAGCCCAGGTACtcgaagtttgcagtggggtACAAACGAGTGAGGAATGAGAAGGGGGTTCGAGGCCCAGTCATGCTCTGGTTCGAGTGGAGGAGAGTGA harbors:
- the LOC117847108 gene encoding uncharacterized protein codes for the protein MPPAVAPDPPRQNPSGPELAAAAHMANPGLGLGLAPPGAEPSAGAPPPSRRAPRLAKRRHPPASSRSRAPQAPAGSWNPFGGGGTDGPRQDGIGGLGGGGAGFGNGQTGGFVFGAAPSVSQQPPEPVASPSEAPFVFGGVRESLPRFEEGLPTSSKLLDKMEKLNLRPTGEVGVGFSQGKDQKDGSSVFGVDISGLVSNSGVNVLPEKLTQLNLGCGAPFQSEKGDIANGVPKSLVFGGNGAGSFADSGNTAAPGAHSYAPTSVQATDAKAMPEKSTQFNIGDQAPSRGRGIEHNNGAPTAFTFGSTATSIHLDSTNNVASDANMSSSTAVNGLDDEGVLQEKITRLNIGSDIPLDDMKSAGGNHQPEVFTFGSRGAPGAVFGKEASSTSDRSSEFFSANSNASSSNSDFLSTANSNAYSSANAADSLPPEKTSDLSAGGGVMSQSMESDGANCPPEALFGRNGTRSSVSHSASVAMDDGSNFVNDANTNIPEKMTKLNIGSGIPSQSRQDETATRPPEGFVFGSNVSSFSSAQAASTPSTSFQTNLFSQPKEEGRNFIDENISKSTYSEANSNQGCGRSSFVFGRGSNAAAPSEGAAQYTLHDEIKKLNINREGPPLGCTKLNDSAAPEFLFQSKADASTGYGAVPRPKQESHPFANLNCSSSFSTFENTVPAFSFGTMNAEGETAPDDPCVVKQDLPGCSRETLFGLDSIKSAYRDKKEVHKSKRKNKRPTRLKQHAQVHHAASKEPCTNGDLAGEYSPMDCSPYPAETERVSTEAYVASDQSVHIGDSGISNWNSSCADDLISATEHLVIDADPPVFANEGREPNVDASESNFGSIFSSFEGDLSNASQHSFTNVNICLNGEHKTGTTEACADGYGYNVNGQACDENAYRTQHNFGEAVALQSSSSNFSGLNFSFGASSSPQISASAQRRNTRRKLRTKGTPAPKSSTTNSFVQPKSSQDTKGMQVFHETSRNEDSLKEQATGDSSTSAALETCETWRTSGNKAYANGHFATAEDYYTRGINSISHHGTSGRCSRALMLCYSNRAATRMSLGMMREALQDCLTAMSIDPSFLKAKVRAANCYLALGNLEDASRNYMSCLNSNTSSSDPKMFTEASDGLEKVKRVTEWASQCKGLLEKRTSPEATTALELISNALHISPHWDSLKEMKAEALLMLRRYEEVIQLCQESVNPAERNSVLFNANGEPKSSSVSEKTQFSGRHWRPYLICKAYFHSGKFDEALDLLKKHEQVTPVKESDESLYQERLSSLSATIRQLLSLKAAGNELFQAGKYSDAVEQYSAALACNSESRPFSAVCFCNRAAAYQALGQVTDAIADCSLAMVLDTSYPKAISRRATLYEMIRDYGQAANDVRKLILLLEKKVNVSGVSPKFFNKHSDLKQARARLSSIEDEAKKDTPLNLYLILGVEPSCSAADIKKAYRKAALRHHPDKAAQFLVRNENTDDGFWRDVVKEVYADADHLFKAIGEAYNVLSDPDKRQDYDFEEDVRKASKRVSKSRSMHRSPEQNYSNRGFNPRQWQSSRGSRSRWYGHSDDYW